Genomic window (Marinitoga hydrogenitolerans DSM 16785):
ATATATAAAATAAAACTAAAAAGAGGTGAATGTATGGCGCATTGGCGAAAAGATTGTATATCTATTTTTCTAACAGATAGATGTAATTTACATTGTAAATATTGTTATTGTAATGAAATACACAAAAACACACAAATAGAAAACCATAATATTAACTTTTATAAAATAGGAATAACTGATTTTTATCTTTCACATGGATACATATATTTACGTTTTTTTGCAAATGGAGAACCAACTTTACAAATTGATATTATAAAGGAACTAGTTGAATATTCTAAATTTTTAACAAATAATGTAAAATTCGAATTGCAAACAAATGGAGTCTTTAATAAAAAAATTTCTAAATGGATTTCTGAAAATATTGATATTGTATGGATTTCGTGTGATGGAATGCCGAAAATACAGGATTATTATAGGCCTACTTTAAGTGGGAATTCATCCAGTAAAATAGTTGAAAGTAATATAAAGTATTTAACTAATAATATAAAGTATTTAGGAGTAAGAATTACAATCGGACAAAAAAATATTTTTGGCCAAAAAGAATTAATAGATTATTTTGACTCTTTAAATGTAAAATATTTATACTCTGATTTAATATTTTTACCTATTAATATGAGAGAAAAAGATTTTTTTGAAGAAAAAATTCCTCCACTTATATATGCAAGAGAATATTTAAAAGCTCATAAATATGCACAAAAAAAAGGAATTTTTTATGGATCATATTTTATTATTAATTTTGATGAAAAAACTAGCATTTCATGTAGAGCTTGCAATCCATCACCACATTTAACAATAGATGGTTATGTTACTGCTTGTGATATGTCATATAAAAAAGATGTCTTATCTGATTTAGTTTACGGAA
Coding sequences:
- a CDS encoding radical SAM/SPASM domain-containing protein, with product MAHWRKDCISIFLTDRCNLHCKYCYCNEIHKNTQIENHNINFYKIGITDFYLSHGYIYLRFFANGEPTLQIDIIKELVEYSKFLTNNVKFELQTNGVFNKKISKWISENIDIVWISCDGMPKIQDYYRPTLSGNSSSKIVESNIKYLTNNIKYLGVRITIGQKNIFGQKELIDYFDSLNVKYLYSDLIFLPINMREKDFFEEKIPPLIYAREYLKAHKYAQKKGIFYGSYFIINFDEKTSISCRACNPSPHLTIDGYVTACDMSYKKDVLSDLVYGKYDNEKKRIIYDYNKIEKIRSRIVDNMKECSNCEIKYFCAGGCLGESLNELGDLFKPKRHNCEAIKFLAKELKPPLKQLPIFHP